Proteins encoded together in one Kutzneria kofuensis window:
- the fbaA gene encoding class II fructose-bisphosphate aldolase, whose translation MPIATPEVYAEMLDRAKANEFAYPAINVTSSETLNAALRGFAEAESDGIVQVSTGGAEFLSGTKVKDMVTGAAALAEYAHVVAAKYPVNIALHTDHCPKDKLDGFVRPLLAISQERVARGENPLFQSHMWDGSAVPLDENLTIAAELLDQAAKANIILEVEIGVVGGEEDGVANEINDKLYTSNEDFLKTLDALGAGEKGRYLLAATFGNVHGVYKPGNVKLRPAVLKAGQDVVAEKLGKAGTKPFDLVFHGGSGSLPEEIQEAVSYGVVKMNIDTDTQYAFTRPIVDHFFKNYDGVLKIDGEVGNKKVYDPRSYLKAAEVGMAARIAQAAEHLKSSGRMIAG comes from the coding sequence ATGCCTATCGCGACCCCCGAGGTCTACGCCGAGATGCTGGACCGGGCGAAGGCGAACGAGTTCGCCTACCCGGCGATCAACGTGACCTCCTCGGAGACGCTGAACGCGGCGCTGCGCGGCTTCGCCGAGGCCGAGAGCGACGGCATCGTCCAGGTCTCCACCGGTGGCGCGGAGTTCCTGTCCGGCACCAAGGTCAAGGACATGGTCACCGGCGCGGCGGCGCTGGCCGAGTACGCGCATGTGGTCGCGGCCAAGTACCCGGTCAACATCGCGCTGCACACCGACCACTGCCCCAAGGACAAGCTGGACGGCTTCGTCCGCCCGCTGCTGGCGATCAGCCAGGAGCGCGTGGCCCGCGGCGAGAACCCGCTGTTCCAGTCGCACATGTGGGACGGCTCCGCGGTGCCGCTGGACGAGAACCTGACGATCGCCGCCGAGCTGCTCGACCAGGCGGCCAAGGCCAACATCATTCTCGAGGTGGAGATCGGTGTCGTCGGCGGCGAGGAGGACGGCGTCGCCAACGAGATCAACGACAAGCTCTACACCTCCAACGAGGACTTCCTGAAGACGCTGGACGCGCTGGGCGCCGGTGAGAAGGGCCGCTACCTGCTGGCCGCCACCTTCGGCAACGTGCACGGCGTCTACAAGCCGGGCAACGTCAAGCTGCGCCCCGCGGTGCTCAAGGCCGGTCAGGACGTGGTGGCCGAGAAGCTGGGCAAGGCCGGCACCAAGCCGTTCGACCTGGTCTTCCACGGCGGCTCCGGCTCGCTGCCGGAGGAGATCCAGGAGGCGGTCAGCTACGGCGTGGTGAAGATGAACATCGACACCGACACGCAGTACGCCTTCACCCGGCCGATCGTCGACCACTTCTTCAAGAACTACGACGGTGTGCTGAAGATCGACGGCGAGGTCGGCAACAAGAAGGTCTACGACCCGCGCAGCTACCTCAAGGCCGCCGAGGTGGGCATGGCCGCCCGCATCGCGCAGGCTGCCGAGCACCTCAAGTCCAGCGGTCGCATGATCGCCGGCTGA
- a CDS encoding DedA family protein, with product MLEIVRLLASSPWLWAAVFVIAALDALLPFMPSETTVVLVGVLIAPSAFGLGQLILVAAAGAFAGDTAAYFLGRSTGAAVLTRLMRRERGARAREWAQRQLERRGRLLIVFGRYVPGGRAATLATAGALGFSPSWFLPPEVAGVLLWGTQAALVGFVGGTAFQDEPLTGMAVSYGFIVLVVIGTAVVHRLRRPHNGVERAQRLLDALDGD from the coding sequence GTGCTTGAGATCGTGCGGCTGCTCGCCTCCTCGCCTTGGCTCTGGGCCGCCGTGTTCGTCATCGCCGCCCTGGACGCCCTGCTGCCCTTCATGCCCAGCGAGACCACCGTCGTGCTCGTCGGCGTGCTCATCGCCCCGAGTGCCTTCGGTCTCGGGCAGCTGATCCTGGTCGCCGCCGCCGGCGCCTTCGCCGGCGACACCGCCGCCTACTTCCTGGGCCGCAGCACCGGCGCCGCCGTCCTCACCCGCCTCATGCGCCGGGAACGGGGCGCCCGCGCCCGCGAGTGGGCCCAGCGACAACTCGAACGCCGCGGCCGGTTGCTCATAGTCTTCGGCCGCTACGTCCCCGGCGGCCGCGCCGCGACGCTGGCCACCGCCGGCGCGCTGGGCTTCTCGCCGTCCTGGTTCCTCCCCCCGGAAGTAGCCGGCGTCCTGCTCTGGGGCACCCAGGCCGCGCTGGTCGGATTCGTCGGCGGCACCGCGTTCCAGGACGAGCCGCTGACCGGCATGGCCGTCTCGTACGGATTCATCGTCCTGGTGGTGATCGGCACCGCCGTGGTCCACCGGCTCCGCCGGCCCCACAACGGCGTCGAGCGCGCCCAGCGGCTGCTGGACGCGCTCGACGGTGACTGA
- a CDS encoding lysophospholipid acyltransferase family protein — protein MTAWLPTSPCTPHCATSTVAPVSRVKAVTRALRTVGPVLRRDATGLLDALDVRLTSNVERLSAGRGTLIVANHVSWLDIPALLAIEPLRLLAKREVADWPLIGAMARRSGTIFIERDNLRSLSVTVARLAHALRSGCSVLVFPEGTTWCGREMGVFRRAAFQAALDADAPVRPVTISYSTPIAAYVGDDTLVASLSRVARARDLRVRLTAHPLVHGEDRRELAAAARRSIGA, from the coding sequence ATGACCGCCTGGCTGCCGACATCCCCGTGCACGCCGCACTGCGCGACCTCCACGGTCGCGCCGGTGTCCCGCGTCAAGGCCGTCACGAGGGCGCTGCGAACGGTCGGACCGGTGCTGCGCCGCGACGCCACCGGGCTCCTCGACGCCCTGGACGTGCGGCTGACGTCCAACGTGGAGCGGCTCAGCGCCGGTCGCGGCACGCTCATCGTGGCCAATCACGTGTCCTGGCTGGACATTCCCGCGCTGCTCGCGATCGAGCCGCTGCGGCTGCTGGCCAAGCGCGAGGTCGCCGACTGGCCGCTGATCGGGGCCATGGCCCGGCGAAGCGGGACGATCTTCATCGAACGCGACAACTTGCGTTCACTGTCCGTTACTGTCGCCCGACTCGCGCACGCCTTACGTTCGGGGTGTTCGGTTCTCGTCTTCCCGGAGGGAACTACCTGGTGTGGCAGGGAAATGGGGGTGTTCCGGCGGGCCGCGTTCCAGGCCGCGCTGGACGCTGACGCGCCGGTCCGTCCGGTGACCATCAGTTACAGCACGCCGATCGCGGCGTACGTCGGGGACGACACGCTCGTGGCCTCGCTGTCCCGAGTCGCCCGGGCCCGCGATCTCCGGGTGCGACTCACCGCGCATCCCTTGGTGCACGGTGAGGACCGGCGCGAGCTGGCCGCCGCGGCGAGGCGGTCGATCGGTGCTTGA
- a CDS encoding GNAT family N-acetyltransferase has product MGKTATQARYSVAVADDRDTVRAAQRLRNDVFGLERPGGVDIDPYDELCDHIVVRAGDEVVGTYRLLPPGRADRVYSEGEFDLGALAGVRADLVEAGRSCVHPAHRSGAVITLLWGALARYVLLSGHRWLAGCASVSLADGPDAATATWSLAQERHLSPPELRVRPYQPWTPPGPPSSRPPIPPLIQGYLRLGAWVCGPPAHDADFGTADLFVLLSMDRVHPRYLEFFLAAQK; this is encoded by the coding sequence ATGGGGAAAACGGCAACGCAGGCGCGCTACTCGGTGGCGGTCGCCGATGACCGGGACACTGTCCGCGCGGCCCAACGGCTGCGCAACGACGTCTTCGGCCTGGAGCGTCCGGGCGGTGTGGACATCGATCCGTACGACGAGCTCTGCGACCACATCGTGGTCCGGGCGGGGGACGAGGTCGTCGGCACGTACCGGCTGCTGCCGCCGGGACGGGCGGACCGGGTCTACTCCGAGGGTGAGTTCGACCTCGGCGCGCTGGCAGGGGTGCGCGCCGACCTGGTGGAGGCCGGCCGCTCCTGTGTGCATCCAGCCCACCGGAGCGGCGCGGTCATCACACTGCTGTGGGGCGCGCTGGCCCGGTATGTGCTCCTGTCGGGCCATCGCTGGCTGGCCGGCTGCGCGTCGGTGTCGCTGGCCGACGGTCCGGACGCCGCGACCGCCACCTGGTCGCTGGCGCAGGAACGACACCTGTCGCCGCCGGAGCTGCGAGTGCGGCCATACCAGCCGTGGACGCCACCAGGGCCGCCTTCGTCCCGTCCGCCGATCCCGCCGCTGATTCAGGGCTACCTGCGGCTCGGCGCCTGGGTGTGCGGGCCGCCTGCGCACGACGCCGACTTCGGCACCGCGGATCTGTTCGTGCTGCTGTCCATGGACCGGGTGCATCCGCGTTACCTGGAGTTCTTCCTGGCGGCGCAGAAATGA
- a CDS encoding DUF3151 domain-containing protein, translating into MSLNENLLGPGPTLLPDRPELQAQLEGGADPADVARTAPDFSEAWAALAERALAGGDAVTAYAYARTGYHRGLDQLRRNGWKGFGPVPWSHRANQGFLRALAALAKAAGEIGETEEYERCRTFLADSDPQAPAATGLA; encoded by the coding sequence ATGAGCCTGAACGAGAACCTGCTCGGCCCCGGCCCCACCCTGCTGCCCGACCGTCCTGAGCTGCAGGCCCAGCTGGAGGGCGGCGCCGACCCGGCCGATGTCGCGCGCACCGCGCCGGACTTCAGCGAGGCGTGGGCGGCGCTCGCCGAGCGCGCGCTGGCCGGCGGAGACGCCGTCACCGCGTACGCCTACGCCCGCACCGGCTATCACCGTGGCCTGGACCAGCTGCGTCGCAACGGCTGGAAGGGCTTCGGCCCGGTGCCGTGGTCGCACCGCGCCAACCAGGGCTTCCTCCGCGCGCTCGCCGCGCTGGCCAAGGCCGCCGGCGAGATCGGCGAGACCGAGGAGTACGAGCGCTGCCGCACCTTCCTCGCCGACAGCGACCCGCAGGCGCCCGCGGCGACCGGCCTGGCCTGA
- a CDS encoding FUSC family protein: MLQRLRAQLRRRFRRLQRTALPIAQAGIAAGGAWLVATDLVGHTQPFFAPAAAVTCIGVALGQKLRRVIELVVGVSVGVGVGDVLISRIGAGTWQIVLVVVLAMAAAVLLDGGAVIALQSGTSAVLIATLAPPTTTGGFDRMIDALIGGTMGMIAIALFPPNPLNLAHRHGRVVLGELAGVLRAIGAAVLERDTVAAAAALSRARASQKAIDEFKTALVTSAEVTTIAPIRWRNRGELDRYRAASGPIDLAVRNTRVLARRALAGLRDGEEVPAKLPAVLDGLANAVDTLRDELARGVDPVRTRALLRSAAAESDQLLTADDFSVRVMVAQLRSIVVDLLVAGGVSRSDALSALPPP, translated from the coding sequence GTGCTCCAGCGGCTGCGGGCGCAGCTGCGCCGCCGGTTCCGGCGGCTGCAGCGCACGGCCCTGCCCATCGCCCAGGCCGGGATCGCCGCCGGCGGCGCGTGGCTGGTCGCCACCGACCTCGTCGGCCACACCCAGCCGTTCTTCGCGCCCGCGGCCGCGGTCACCTGCATCGGCGTGGCACTGGGTCAGAAGCTGCGCCGGGTCATCGAGCTGGTGGTCGGCGTCAGCGTCGGGGTCGGTGTCGGCGATGTGCTGATCTCCCGGATCGGCGCCGGCACCTGGCAGATCGTGCTGGTGGTGGTGCTGGCCATGGCCGCCGCCGTGCTGCTCGACGGCGGGGCAGTGATCGCCCTGCAGTCGGGCACCTCGGCCGTGCTGATCGCCACGCTGGCCCCGCCCACCACCACCGGCGGCTTCGACCGGATGATCGACGCCCTGATCGGCGGGACGATGGGGATGATCGCCATCGCCCTGTTCCCGCCGAACCCGCTGAACCTGGCCCACCGGCACGGCCGGGTCGTGCTCGGCGAACTGGCCGGCGTGCTGCGGGCCATCGGCGCGGCCGTGCTGGAGCGGGACACCGTCGCCGCGGCGGCCGCCCTGAGCCGGGCCCGGGCCAGCCAGAAGGCCATCGACGAGTTCAAGACCGCCCTCGTCACCAGCGCCGAGGTCACCACCATCGCCCCCATCCGCTGGCGTAACCGAGGCGAGCTCGACCGGTACCGCGCCGCCTCCGGGCCGATCGACCTGGCCGTCCGCAACACCCGTGTGCTGGCCCGTCGGGCGCTGGCTGGGCTGCGGGACGGCGAGGAGGTGCCGGCCAAGCTGCCCGCCGTGCTCGACGGCCTGGCCAACGCCGTCGACACCCTGCGCGACGAACTGGCCCGTGGCGTCGATCCCGTGCGTACCAGGGCCTTGCTGCGCAGCGCCGCCGCCGAGTCGGACCAGCTGCTGACCGCCGACGACTTCTCGGTGCGGGTGATGGTCGCCCAGCTCCGGTCCATCGTCGTCGACCTGCTCGTCGCCGGCGGCGTCAGCCGCTCCGACGCGCTGTCCGCGCTGCCGCCGCCGTGA
- a CDS encoding adenylosuccinate synthase: MPAIVLIGAQWGDEGKGKATDLLGDRIQWVVRYQGGNNAGHTVVLPDGQNFALHLIPSGILTPGVHNVIGNGVVVDPGVLLDELAGLEARGVDTSRLLISADAHLIMPYHVAIDKVSERYLGKAKIGTTGRGIGPAYQDKVSRVGVRVQDLLDEKILRQKVEAALDFKNQLLVKVYNRKAIDPEQVVDGVLKHASEFAHRIADTRLLLNQALDRGENVLLEGSQGTLLDVDHGTYPFVTSSNPTSGGASSGSGIGPTRITTVIGILKAYTTRVGSGPFPTELHDEMGERLRKTGGEFGVTTGRSRRTGWFDAVIARYASRVNGITDYFLTKLDVLSGHEKVPVCVAYEVDGQRIDEMPMTQTDVHHAVPVYEELPGWFEDISHCRTFEELPANARAYVEYLESIAGARISAIGVGPGRDQTIVRHQFVS; the protein is encoded by the coding sequence ATGCCTGCCATCGTCCTCATCGGCGCCCAGTGGGGCGACGAAGGCAAGGGCAAGGCCACCGACCTGCTCGGGGACCGCATCCAGTGGGTCGTCCGCTACCAGGGTGGCAACAACGCCGGCCACACCGTCGTGCTCCCCGACGGCCAGAACTTCGCGCTGCACCTGATCCCCTCCGGCATCCTCACGCCCGGCGTGCACAACGTCATCGGCAACGGCGTTGTCGTCGACCCCGGCGTGCTGCTGGACGAGCTGGCCGGGCTGGAGGCCCGCGGCGTGGACACCAGCCGGCTGCTGATCTCCGCCGACGCGCACCTGATCATGCCCTACCACGTGGCCATCGATAAGGTCAGCGAGCGCTACCTGGGCAAGGCCAAGATCGGCACCACCGGCCGCGGCATCGGGCCGGCGTACCAGGACAAGGTCTCCCGCGTCGGCGTCCGCGTGCAGGACCTGCTCGACGAGAAGATCCTGCGGCAGAAGGTCGAGGCCGCGCTGGACTTCAAGAACCAGCTGCTGGTCAAGGTGTACAACCGCAAGGCCATCGACCCCGAGCAGGTCGTCGACGGGGTGCTCAAGCACGCCAGCGAGTTCGCCCACCGCATCGCCGACACCCGGCTGCTGCTCAACCAGGCCCTCGACCGCGGCGAGAACGTGCTGCTGGAGGGGTCGCAGGGCACGCTGCTCGACGTCGACCACGGCACCTACCCGTTCGTCACCTCGTCCAACCCCACCTCCGGCGGAGCGTCCTCCGGCTCCGGCATCGGGCCGACCCGGATCACCACCGTGATCGGCATCCTCAAGGCGTACACCACCCGCGTCGGCTCCGGGCCGTTCCCGACCGAGCTGCACGACGAGATGGGCGAGCGGCTGCGCAAGACCGGCGGCGAGTTCGGCGTCACCACCGGCCGGTCCCGCCGCACCGGCTGGTTCGACGCCGTGATCGCCCGCTACGCCTCGCGGGTCAACGGCATCACCGACTACTTCCTCACCAAGCTCGACGTGCTGTCGGGCCACGAGAAGGTGCCGGTCTGCGTCGCGTACGAAGTGGACGGCCAGCGGATCGACGAGATGCCGATGACCCAGACCGACGTGCACCACGCCGTGCCCGTGTACGAGGAGCTCCCCGGCTGGTTCGAGGACATCAGCCACTGCCGCACCTTCGAGGAGCTCCCCGCCAACGCCCGCGCCTACGTCGAGTACCTGGAGTCCATCGCCGGCGCGCGCATCTCCGCCATCGGCGTCGGCCCCGGCCGCGACCAGACCATCGTCCGGCACCAGTTCGTCAGCTGA
- a CDS encoding Na+/H+ antiporter has product MHGAQLLLLVVGSIAVTAVARRRDLPAPLLLVVVGLAISFLPGADDYQLDPHILLGVVLPPLLYSASLDSSYLSFKAVAGPIIQLGVVLVVITAFVVGLIAHLLMPELPWEVALLLGAVVAPPDAVAAVAIGRKLGLPRGAMTVLTGESLVNDASALTLYKVALAGIAGASTGLFAQLSTFAIAVVVGIAVGLVIGVVAHFARTHLDDTVMESVLGLVVPFACYLVAEELHGSGVLAVVAAGLYLGHNSPKAGYATRLQEQSVWTTVDVLLESLVFGLIGLELPFVLKGISDFSVLPAALALLGVAIVVRIVFVFGRNALLRMTRRRRRPSWRISAVLSWTGMRGVVTLAAAAGIPDSTPGWAYIQFAAFVVTVGTLLLQGISLPWLIRALKIQQPEDTTQEQRARKVAAKAAKAMLSELVPAEIPVEQRKMFSQRMHAMMQARDRIIEQDPSQEGAITRVRREMLSRQREVLVAERSAGRLDDEVMRKVMRELDLEEAMLTGTWRSRL; this is encoded by the coding sequence ATGCACGGAGCCCAGTTGCTGCTCCTGGTCGTCGGCTCGATCGCGGTGACGGCGGTCGCCCGCCGGCGGGACCTGCCGGCCCCGCTGCTGCTGGTGGTGGTCGGGTTGGCGATCTCGTTCCTGCCCGGCGCCGACGACTACCAACTGGACCCGCACATCCTGCTCGGCGTGGTGCTGCCGCCGCTGCTGTACTCGGCGTCGCTGGACAGCTCGTACCTGAGCTTCAAGGCCGTGGCCGGGCCGATCATCCAGCTCGGCGTGGTGCTGGTGGTGATCACCGCGTTCGTCGTCGGGCTGATCGCGCACCTGCTGATGCCCGAGCTGCCGTGGGAGGTCGCGCTGCTGCTCGGGGCGGTCGTCGCGCCGCCGGACGCCGTCGCCGCCGTGGCCATCGGCCGCAAGCTCGGGCTGCCCCGGGGCGCGATGACCGTGCTCACCGGGGAATCACTGGTCAACGACGCGTCCGCGCTGACCCTGTACAAGGTCGCCCTGGCCGGCATCGCCGGCGCCAGCACCGGCTTGTTCGCCCAGCTGTCGACGTTCGCCATCGCGGTGGTGGTCGGCATCGCCGTCGGCCTCGTCATCGGCGTCGTCGCCCACTTCGCGCGTACCCATCTGGACGACACCGTGATGGAATCCGTGCTGGGGCTGGTGGTTCCGTTCGCGTGCTACCTGGTGGCCGAGGAGCTGCACGGCTCCGGCGTGCTCGCCGTCGTCGCCGCCGGCCTGTACCTCGGGCACAACTCCCCGAAGGCCGGCTATGCCACCCGGCTGCAGGAGCAGTCCGTCTGGACCACTGTGGACGTTCTGCTGGAGTCGTTGGTGTTCGGCCTGATCGGTCTCGAACTTCCGTTCGTGCTGAAGGGAATCTCCGATTTCTCCGTGCTGCCGGCCGCGCTCGCCCTGCTCGGCGTCGCCATCGTCGTGCGGATCGTGTTCGTCTTCGGCCGCAACGCTTTGCTGCGGATGACCCGCCGCCGACGCCGGCCGTCCTGGCGGATCAGCGCCGTTCTGTCATGGACCGGGATGCGAGGCGTCGTCACCCTCGCCGCGGCCGCCGGCATCCCCGATTCCACCCCGGGCTGGGCCTACATCCAGTTCGCCGCGTTTGTCGTCACGGTCGGAACCCTGCTGCTGCAAGGCATCTCGCTGCCGTGGCTGATCCGGGCGCTGAAGATCCAGCAGCCCGAGGACACCACCCAGGAGCAGCGGGCCCGCAAGGTCGCCGCCAAGGCCGCGAAGGCCATGCTGTCCGAGCTGGTGCCGGCCGAGATCCCCGTCGAACAGCGGAAGATGTTCAGCCAGCGGATGCACGCCATGATGCAGGCCCGCGACCGGATCATCGAGCAGGACCCGTCCCAGGAGGGCGCGATCACCCGTGTCCGCCGGGAAATGCTGTCCAGGCAACGGGAAGTCCTCGTCGCCGAGCGCTCGGCGGGCCGGCTGGACGACGAGGTCATGCGCAAGGTGATGCGCGAACTCGACCTCGAAGAAGCCATGCTCACCGGCACGTGGAGGTCACGCCTGTGA
- a CDS encoding putative leader peptide, whose product MGERLVARIHVDLRRQASAVCPVR is encoded by the coding sequence ATGGGTGAACGACTGGTCGCACGTATCCACGTGGACCTCCGCCGGCAGGCCAGTGCGGTCTGTCCGGTCCGCTGA
- a CDS encoding ABC transporter permease, translated as MPVLAADRTHDAPSVAAIPTRKFRRRPLSGAWRWLSPVALLLVWQVASGTGILPEDKLASPAKVLAAGLDLATSGQLGDAFAVSLRRVLIGVAVGAVIALALGITAGLSRWGAVLVDPPVQMLRTLPFLGLIPLFIIWFGIGEEPKIALVALGFAFPLYLNVYAGIRDTDPQLLEATAVLGFTRWERLAHVVLPAALPQALVGLRQGLGVAWLSLIVGEQINADAGLGYLINNARDFLRTDQVVVGLVVYAGLGLLTDALVRALERKALRWRNTR; from the coding sequence ATTCCCGTCCTGGCCGCCGACCGCACGCACGACGCGCCGTCGGTCGCCGCCATCCCAACCCGCAAATTCCGCCGCCGCCCGCTGTCCGGTGCCTGGCGCTGGCTCAGCCCGGTCGCCCTGCTGCTGGTCTGGCAGGTCGCCAGCGGCACCGGCATCCTGCCCGAGGACAAGCTCGCCTCCCCGGCGAAGGTGCTCGCGGCCGGCCTCGACCTGGCCACGTCCGGGCAGCTCGGCGACGCCTTCGCGGTGTCGCTGCGCCGGGTGCTGATCGGCGTCGCCGTCGGCGCGGTCATCGCGCTGGCGCTGGGCATCACCGCCGGCCTGTCCCGCTGGGGCGCGGTGCTGGTCGACCCGCCCGTGCAGATGCTGCGCACGCTGCCGTTCCTCGGCCTGATCCCGCTGTTCATCATCTGGTTCGGCATCGGCGAGGAGCCCAAGATCGCACTGGTCGCGCTGGGCTTCGCGTTTCCCTTGTACCTCAACGTCTACGCCGGCATCCGGGACACCGACCCGCAGCTGCTGGAAGCGACCGCGGTGCTCGGCTTCACCCGCTGGGAGCGGCTCGCGCACGTGGTGCTGCCGGCCGCGCTGCCGCAGGCGCTGGTCGGACTGCGGCAGGGCCTCGGCGTCGCCTGGCTGTCGCTGATCGTCGGCGAGCAGATCAACGCCGACGCCGGCCTCGGCTACCTGATCAACAACGCCCGGGACTTCCTGCGCACGGACCAGGTCGTGGTCGGCCTCGTCGTGTACGCGGGGCTGGGCCTGCTGACCGACGCGCTCGTCCGCGCGCTGGAGAGGAAGGCGCTCAGATGGCGCAACACACGGTGA
- a CDS encoding ABC transporter ATP-binding protein — protein MAQHTVTVRGLVRQFGPRRVLDDLDLVVRQGEFVALLGRSGSGKSTLLRVLAGIDRDADGEIAVNGTVSVAFQQPRLLPWRRVWRNVSLGLHGVDGREVAEKALSEVQLTDHAQAWPLTLSGGEAQRVSLARALVREPDLLLLDEPFGALDALTRLAMHRLVDDLWQRHRPSVLLVTHDIDEALVLADRVLVLHEGRIVAEHTPPAGRPRRHADLTELRARVLADLGVATDEAA, from the coding sequence ATGGCGCAACACACGGTGACCGTGCGCGGCCTGGTCCGCCAGTTCGGTCCGCGTCGCGTGCTGGATGACCTGGATCTCGTTGTCCGTCAAGGAGAATTCGTCGCCCTGTTGGGGCGTAGCGGTTCCGGCAAGTCGACGCTGCTGCGGGTGCTGGCCGGCATCGACCGGGACGCCGACGGCGAGATAGCCGTCAACGGAACGGTGTCGGTGGCCTTCCAGCAGCCGCGGCTGCTGCCGTGGCGGCGGGTCTGGCGCAACGTTTCCCTTGGCCTGCACGGAGTCGACGGCCGCGAGGTCGCCGAGAAGGCGCTGTCGGAGGTGCAGCTCACCGACCACGCGCAGGCGTGGCCGCTGACGCTGTCCGGCGGTGAGGCGCAGCGCGTCTCCCTCGCCCGGGCACTGGTCCGCGAACCCGACCTGCTGCTGCTCGACGAGCCGTTCGGCGCGCTGGACGCGCTGACCCGGCTGGCCATGCACCGGCTGGTCGACGACCTGTGGCAGCGGCACCGCCCGTCGGTGCTGCTGGTCACCCACGACATCGACGAGGCGCTCGTGCTCGCCGACCGGGTCCTCGTGCTGCACGAAGGCCGGATCGTCGCCGAGCACACGCCGCCCGCCGGCCGGCCGCGCCGGCATGCCGACCTGACCGAACTGCGGGCCCGCGTGCTCGCCGACCTGGGAGTTGCCACCGATGAAGCCGCGTAA
- a CDS encoding ABC transporter substrate-binding protein codes for MKPRKALLPLLAVTALALAGCGGASAASGQVVLRVGDQKGGSQALLQAAGLLDGTPYKIEWSTFTSGPPLLEAANAGAIDIGGVGNTPPIFSAAANAKITIVQAGQHTGPGDAILVPSDSTIQDPKQLKGKTIAVAQGSSAHAQLLSVLNKFGIALSDVKIDYLQPSDAYAAFTQHRVDAWSIWDPYTSQALLQAHARSIVNGSSGTANGYSFQVAATKALGDSAKVSAIKDYLARLAKAQKWSGTHKDEWAASWSKVTGLDPAVAKASVNDGATLPIPLDDKVIASEQQLADSFTAAKVIPTKLTFADFVDKQYESTGS; via the coding sequence ATGAAGCCGCGTAAGGCCCTGTTACCCCTGCTCGCCGTGACGGCGCTGGCGCTCGCCGGCTGCGGCGGCGCATCCGCCGCGTCCGGTCAGGTGGTGCTCAGGGTCGGCGACCAGAAGGGCGGCTCGCAGGCGTTGCTGCAGGCCGCCGGGCTGCTCGACGGCACCCCGTACAAGATTGAGTGGTCCACCTTCACCTCAGGCCCGCCGCTGCTGGAGGCGGCCAACGCGGGCGCGATCGACATCGGGGGCGTCGGCAACACGCCGCCGATCTTCTCCGCCGCGGCCAACGCCAAGATCACCATCGTGCAGGCCGGCCAGCACACCGGCCCTGGCGACGCGATCCTGGTGCCGAGCGACTCGACGATCCAGGACCCCAAGCAGCTCAAGGGAAAGACCATCGCCGTCGCGCAGGGCAGCTCGGCCCACGCGCAGCTGTTGTCGGTGCTGAACAAGTTCGGCATCGCGCTGTCCGACGTGAAGATCGACTACCTGCAGCCCTCGGACGCGTACGCCGCCTTCACCCAGCATCGGGTCGACGCCTGGTCGATCTGGGACCCGTACACCTCACAGGCGCTGCTGCAGGCGCACGCCCGGTCGATCGTCAACGGCAGCAGCGGCACCGCCAACGGCTACTCGTTCCAGGTGGCCGCCACCAAAGCGCTGGGTGACTCGGCCAAGGTGAGCGCGATCAAGGACTACCTGGCGCGGCTGGCCAAGGCACAGAAGTGGTCCGGCACGCACAAGGACGAGTGGGCCGCGTCGTGGTCGAAGGTCACCGGGCTGGACCCGGCCGTCGCCAAGGCGTCCGTGAACGACGGGGCCACGCTGCCGATCCCGTTGGACGACAAGGTGATCGCCTCCGAGCAGCAACTCGCCGACTCGTTCACCGCGGCGAAGGTGATTCCCACGAAGCTGACGTTCGCAGACTTCGTCGACAAGCAGTACGAGAGCACGGGGAGCTGA